The sequence CTTTGCTCGACATTCCATGCGGTTTTTGTTAACTTCTCGCAAAAGTCCACAAAAGTTTGACCAATTTGTTTGACTTGATCGCCAAGTTTTGCGTAGGTCTGCCCGATATCTCGATAGTCGCCGTGAAACATTCGCAGAATTGTGCTGTGATGAGCGGCGTAAAAGGCTGCATACTTGTTGAACACGGACTCACATGAACTGTCCTTCAGAACGCCGGCTAGTAACGGTTCGGCATCGGTCCTAAGGGCCTGTAATTGCTCGGGATCCGCATTGAAGAATGATTCCGCCTGAAGAACAAACCTTTCGGGTCGGAATCGCTTCTCCGTTGAATCGTACAACCGCAGCTCTTCACTAACGCACTTCACGTAGCACTGACTTTCATAGGTTGTATCCGGATGCCATTTAACCCAATTAATTTTCTGCTCGATGCTGGCAGACGAGTCGTTAAGACATCGCACGTATGCGTACAGCGTCTGCTCCGGTGTTCGCGGTTGCCACACGTTTGGCGCTGGATCAGTGCCCGCGTCATCACACGGAATAGCTGATCCGGAAACGGACAACACCAAAGCTCCAAACAGCAGAAACATCTGCAACAGCGACCGTGTGATGGCCATAATTGTTTGATTGATTGTTCGCGCGGTGGAGACAGTGCGAACGTGACCTGCTCTTGGTCGATGCTCAACCGAAACTAACAAAAACTGTGTCCGATCGTAGATGCACGCGGCTCGTGCGCGACCAGTTAAAGTGTTGAACTACAACTCGATATCTAATTCAGTAAAATTATCTAAATGCACCTGATCGAAACAACCTTCTACTTGTAACACAAGcaagaagttcatcacttgaACAACCGCAAACTTTGATTGCCCAAATATTGATTCGAAGCACACTCGAAATTTCATTTGATAAAGGCGGAGAGCTCCTAAGCCAACGAAGAACGAAGTTGACGATGCCAATCAGATGATGCTccaacaacgacgacgacgacaacgcaCATTTGGAAGGAATAAACTTTTGCCCGCCGGTCGGAAGAAATGCAGAACTTTTCCATTCGTTACGAATATTCATGGAAGCCTCACGTACTTTGGTTGCGTGTTCGGTGGTGGGGAAGAAACGAAAATCTAGTAGTTGTTAGATTACAGACGTTCAACCGTTCTTGGTTGGGCGTTAATATGGGGTATATGACTTTTATCGTCTttctctgaaaaaaaatattaacgtcAATATATAACTTTGATAcaaatttcctattttaaaatataaaaattccgGAATTCGATATAGATCTTCGACGAAAACAAGATCATGCACCCCGCTTGATGAAAAAATCGAAGGCCCTTCAATTGCTGCACCATTTGGATGCCGCCAAGCAAAGCAGCGAAGCAACGAAAAAGTTCTATGATTCTTGAATGTGTGCTCGTGTGTGAATGCGACGACGATGGAATCAAAAAAGCACGCAAATAATGTCCCTCCCGATCTCGTACACTTTTCGGCGAAGGAAAAGTGAAGCTGTGGAAAGTTTGAGGGCAAATTGATTCGATTGATAC comes from Armigeres subalbatus isolate Guangzhou_Male chromosome 2, GZ_Asu_2, whole genome shotgun sequence and encodes:
- the LOC134214599 gene encoding 37 kDa salivary gland allergen Aed a 2-like produces the protein MAITRSLLQMFLLFGALVLSVSGSAIPCDDAGTDPAPNVWQPRTPEQTLYAYVRCLNDSSASIEQKINWVKWHPDTTYESQCYVKCVSEELRLYDSTEKRFRPERFVLQAESFFNADPEQLQALRTDAEPLLAGVLKDSSCESVFNKYAAFYAAHHSTILRMFHGDYRDIGQTYAKLGDQVKQIGQTFVDFCEKLTKTAWNVEQSCPPERFLDCVFKGFRWITEEGKVNVSSVI